CGTGTCGTTCCAGACGTCCGCCGAGGTTCCTGCCACCTTTTGCACGACCTTGTCCGTCTCCAGATCAACGATGCTGATGTCGTCCTGACCAGCCTCCTGCACCAGCAAGTATTTCTGCTGGGTGGCGCTACGGGCCATAGCCGCCGGCAGGGGCAGTTTGCCGAGCGTGGCTCCTCCGGGAAACGCCAGGAGCACAGAGTTTTCGTCCTTTTTCGCGTCGCGGGCCGCGATCTGGTCAGAGCCCACGAAACAGAGCAGGTTGCGCGCATGGTGTTGCACGGAGCCCGGCACATTGACGCGCTTGCGCTGCACCAAGTCCAGGGCCAGCGCAGTGCCGGCGAGGTTTCTGGTCAGCAGATAGCGGCCATCCGGCGAAAAAAGCAGCGGAAACCAGAACGATTCGCGCTCGACGAGGGGCGGCAGCGAATTCACGGTCAGGAAACCGATGGGCTCGGCAAAGGCGGTGCCCGAGCCGCGCGGAAGAAACATGGTGGGCGGAGTCGAGGGACCCTCGTCGCCTTCGGCGAGAATCTGCTCCCCGGTGTCCGTACGAAAGACGCGGATCTTGAGGCCGGGGTCGTAGCACGCCGCCAGTTCGCCGTCCGCAGAGAGCTCCGCCACGAGGCAGCCCTCCTTGGCCGGGAGATCCTTTTCATCGGCCATGCGGTCTTCGGCAATCAGCCAGCGCCCGATTTGCAGGGAGCGGCTGGCAAACACGAGCATCTTCGAATCGGAGGAAAAGCGCGCGGGCAGCGCGTCAGGAGCAAAGAACCATTTGCGCAGGGCCAGGTGTTCCCGGCTGAGCAGGTAGATTACGGATTCATCCTGCACAACCAGGTAGGCCCCGTCGGGGCTGAAGCGTAGCTCGCGCGGCGCGTTGCGCAGCAGCGGGGAGAGGCGCTGGCGGCTCAGGACTCCGTGCAGCGTGCCTGGGGAGTGCAGCTCCTGGCCCGCGGCCGCACTTTTTTCAAGAAGCCCGAAGAAAGAAGGAGTAGCGGCGAGCAACGCGGCAACCGCCAGCGTCCGGTACAAAGTCTGCATCGCGCCACGCATGGACCGATCCCCTATCTGTTCCTGAAAACAGCAGCAGCCAGCAGGCCCCGCAAGGCGGTGCCGAGGCTGCGGCTAACGGCGCCGCCGCGACATCCGGCCAGAAGACCCTGGTCCGCGCGGGTAAATCGCAGAGCGAGAGCTGGCCGCGCCCGCAAGGGCGGCTCGGGATATTGCTGTGCCTCCGGAGGAGCTTGCCGGCGAGGCTAACATCTTCGCCGGGAAGTGTAAACGACAGCCGTCAGACCCTTGTCTGGGTGACCGCGAAGCGGTCAACTCTGCAACTCTGGCCTGCGGTTGCACCTGCCAAGCGAGGCACTATTCTCCACTGTCATCTTGCGTTCTGGCGCGCGGCTTGGCAGACTCGGCGCGTGCTGGTAGGCCTCTTCCCCGAACTGGACGCGCCCGGAGGTGTGCAGCGCGCCGGCCGTCATCTGGCGGCGGTGCTGAGCGAATACGCTGCGGGCCGCGACATGGATTACCGCTTTCTGAGCCTGAACGATTCGCCGGAGCTGCACCGCACGGTGGTCGCGGGGCGGGAGTTTGTCTACACGGGGTGCGAGCGCGGGAAGCTGCGGTTTCTGGCCGCGGCGCTGCGCGCGGCGCGGCGCGGCGCGAAGATCGTTCTGGCGGCGCATCCGAATCTGGCGCCGGTGACGCGGGCGATGCGCCTGGTGGCGCCCGGGCTGAAGACCATCGTGTGCACGCACGGCGCCGAGGTGTGGGAGCCGCTGCCGTTGCTGCGGCGGCGGGCGCTGCGGCGCAGCAATCTGGTGCTGGCGCCGAGCCAGGACACCGCGAATCAGGTTATGGTGCGGCAGGGAGTGGGCGAGGAGCGCGTCCGGGTGCTGCCCTGGGCGCTCGATCCGCAGTTCGAAGCGCTGCTGAGCTTGCCTCAAGCCGCCGCGCTCCCGCCGGGCTTTCCCCGCGGGCGGGTGATCCTGGCCGTGGGCCGCTGGATGGCCAGCGAGCGCTACAAGGGCGTGGATCATCTGATCGCCGCGATGGCCCGGCTGCGCACGCGCTGGCCGGACGTGCAACTGGTGGCCGCCGGAGAAGGCGATGACCACCCCTGGCTGGAAAATCTGGCCGCGGAGCACGGCGTCCGCCGGCACGTGCATTTTCTGCACGGGCTCTCGCTGGCCGCGCTGGCGGCGTGTTACGCGGCTTGCGAAATCTTCGCGCTGCCCAGCCGCGGGGAAGGCTTCGGCCTGGTCTATCTGGAGGCGATGGCCTGCGGCAAACCGGTGATCGGAGGAGCGCACGGCGGGGCCCCGGAAGTGATCGAAGACGGCGTGACCGGCTATCTGGTGCCGCACGGGGACGTGACGCAGATCGTCACGGCGCTGGAGACGCTGCTGCGCGATCCCGAGCACGCGAGGGCCATGGGCGCGCGCGGGCGGGAGCGCGTGCACAGCCAGTTCCGATTTTCCATGTTCGCCAAATCCCTGAAGAAACTCCTGCACCAGCAATGCGCATCCTGAAAGTTACCGCCAGCTATGCGCCGTTTTTTGAATTCGGCGGGCCGCCGGTCAAGGTCCAGGCGCTGGCCGAAGGGCTGACGCGCCGCGGGCACCGGGTCACG
This is a stretch of genomic DNA from Terriglobia bacterium. It encodes these proteins:
- a CDS encoding glycosyltransferase family 4 protein yields the protein MLVGLFPELDAPGGVQRAGRHLAAVLSEYAAGRDMDYRFLSLNDSPELHRTVVAGREFVYTGCERGKLRFLAAALRAARRGAKIVLAAHPNLAPVTRAMRLVAPGLKTIVCTHGAEVWEPLPLLRRRALRRSNLVLAPSQDTANQVMVRQGVGEERVRVLPWALDPQFEALLSLPQAAALPPGFPRGRVILAVGRWMASERYKGVDHLIAAMARLRTRWPDVQLVAAGEGDDHPWLENLAAEHGVRRHVHFLHGLSLAALAACYAACEIFALPSRGEGFGLVYLEAMACGKPVIGGAHGGAPEVIEDGVTGYLVPHGDVTQIVTALETLLRDPEHARAMGARGRERVHSQFRFSMFAKSLKKLLHQQCAS